In the Setaria italica strain Yugu1 chromosome VI, Setaria_italica_v2.0, whole genome shotgun sequence genome, one interval contains:
- the LOC101759518 gene encoding uncharacterized protein LOC101759518 gives MEKKDLLVVRKRTPPKRRRKLVAPAKASGNGGARGLAKAIAAYLASDSYMYASLVPAPPPPPPAAAAPSAAPPISTPEKEVTLVQKYRGSWQATFTAN, from the exons ATGGAGAAGAAGGATCTGCTCGTCGTCCGCAAGAGGACGCCGCCGAAGCGCCGCCGCAAGCTTGTGGCGCCGGCAAAGGCCTCCGGCAACGGAGGCGCTCGGGGCCTCGCGAAGGCGATCGCCGCATACCTCGCGTCGGACTCCTACATGTACGCGTCGTTGgtgcctgctcctcctcccccgccgccggccgcggcggcgccctccgcgGCGCCTCCTATTTCCACTCCTG AGAAAGAAGTCACACTGGTGCAAAAATACAGAGGCTCTTGGCAAGCTACCTTTACTGCCAACTAG